A genomic region of Platichthys flesus chromosome 4, fPlaFle2.1, whole genome shotgun sequence contains the following coding sequences:
- the ift80 gene encoding intraflagellar transport protein 80 homolog: MLRTTLASQASPVYSVAWGPDSDRILYTSGRHLIIKPLQPSAKVQQWKAHDGVILKVDWNSVNDLILSGGEDCKYKVWDSFGRLLYSSSAHDYPITSLSWAPDGEVFAMGSFNTLRLCDKTGWSYALEKPNTGSVMNVSWSADGTQLAGACGNGHVIFAHVVEQHWEWKNFVVTLTKRRSMQVRDVTNDAVDILEFRDRVIKASLACGHLVVATSLQCYVYNSRNWNTPLIFDLKEGTVSLIQQAEKHFLLVDGAGLYVFSYEGRLISSPKFPGMRADILNAQGVSLSNDTIAIRDQSDEKIVFLFDALSGKPLDDGKPLSHKLEVVEIALNQCGPSAERKIAFIDKNRDLYLTPVRHLGREPKICKIGSMVHSMAWNDTASLLCGIQDKQLTVWYYPSVVFTDKDLLSKTLYTKDCSEFSRAPHILNYVGTKVTLRQGDGSLVYSIVPPYPALLHEYSASSRWEDALRLCRFAKDQCLWACLAGMSMANRELTTAEMAYAAIGELPRVQYIKFIKTQPSKESSLAHMLLFSGLIQEAEATLLQAGLIYQAIQVNINLFNWERALELAVKHKTHVDTVLAYREKFLQTFGTKETNKRFLQYAGGVEVNWEKIQAKIEMELSKEREKAANASVRSSVAALR; encoded by the exons ATGCTGCGCACAACACTGGCCAGCCAAG CATCTCCTGTGTATTCTGTGGCTTGGGGTCCAGACTCTGACCGAATCCTCTACACATCAGGGAGACACCTCATCATCAAGCCTTTGCAACCCAGTGCAAAGGTCCAACAG tGGAAAGCTCATGATGGGGTTATCCTGAAGGTGGACTGGAATTCAGTCAATGACCTGATACTGTCAGGTGGAGAAGACTGTAAATATAAG GTATGGGACAGCTTTGGCCGTCTGCTTTACTCCTCTTCAGCTCATGACTACCCGATCACCTCCCTGTCCTGGGCTCCAGATGGAGAGGTGTTTGCCATGGGCTCCTTCAACACCCTGCGGCTCTGTGACAAGACCGga tgGTCCTATGCGTTGGAGAAGCCCAACACGGGCAGCGTGATGAACGTGTCCTGGTCTGCAGACGGCACCCAGCTGGCTGGGGCCTGTGGCAATGGGCATGTAATCTTTGCCCATGTGGTGGAGCAGCACTGGGAGTGGAAGAACTTTGTGGTGACTCTTACAAAGAGAAGATCCATGCAG GTGAGGGACGTGACGAACGATGCGGTGGACATATTGGAATTCAGAGATCGAGTCATCAAAGCCTCGCTGGCATGCGGCCACCTGGTGGTCGCCACCTCCCTCCAGTGCTATGTTTACAA CTCGAGAAACTGGAACACCCCACTCATCTTCGACCTGAAGGAGGGAACAGTGAGCCTCATCCAGCAAGCGGAGAA ACACTTTCTGCTCGTGGATGGAGCAGGGTTGTACGTGTTCTCCTATGAAGGTCGACTCATATCTTCCCCTAAGTTCCCTGGTATGAGAGCAGACATCCTAAACGCCCAGGGTGTCTCGCTGAGTAACGACACCATTGCCATCCGGGACCAGAGTGATGAAAAAA TCGTCTTTCTCTTCGATGCACTGAGCGGGAAACCCCTCGACGACGGAAAGCCCTTGAGCCACAAG ctggaggtggtggagatcGCTCTGAACCAGTGTGGCCCATCCGCCGAGAGGAAGATCGCCTTCATAGACAAGAACCGTGACCTTTACTTGACTCCTGTGCGTCATCTTGGACGAGAGCCCAAAATCTGCAAAATTG GCAGCATGGTGCACAGTATGGCATGGAACGACACTGCTAGCCTCCTGTGTGGAATCCAGGACAAGCAGTTAACAGTGTGGTACTACCCGAGTGTTGTCTTCACTGACAAGGACCTGCTGTCAAAAACACTGTACACAAAGGACTGCAG TGAGTTCAGCCGAGCCCCCCACATTCTGAACTACGTTGGCACCAAGGTGACGTTGCGCCAGGGAGACGGTTCACTGGTGTACAGCATCGTACCTCCCTACCCGGCCCTGCTTCACGAATACAGCGCCTCTTCACGCTGGGAGGATGCACTGCGCCTCTGCCGCTTTGCCAAG GACCAATGTCTGTGGGCGTGTCTGGCTGGTATGTCAATGGCCAACAGGGAGCTGACCACAGCAGAGATGGCCTACGCTGCCATTGGAGAG CTACCAAGAGTGCAGTACATCAAATTCATAAAGACGCAGCCGTCGAAGGAGTCGTCCTTGGCCCACATGCTGTTGTTCAGTGGTCTCATCCAGGAGGCCGAGGCCACTCTGCTACAAGCAGGACTCATCTACCAGGCCATACAAGTCAACATTAACCTTTTCAACTGGGAGAG GGCCCTGGAGTTGGCTGTCAAACACAAGACCCATGTGGATACAGTGCTGGCCTATAGGGAGAAGTTCCTGCAGACCTTTGGCACAAAGGAGACCAATAAGAGATTCCTGCAGTACGCTGGAGGG GTTGAGGTGAACTGGGAGAAAATCCAGGCGAAGATCGAGATGGAGTTGTCCAAGGAAAGGGAGAAAGCTGCGAACGCCTCTGTGAGGAGCAGCGTGGCAGCCCTGCGTtaa
- the LOC133952276 gene encoding uncharacterized membrane protein C3orf80 homolog, with protein sequence MMPSFPGGGGTTRGATGTLLSACLVSACQALRSCGEVQCGDGQQCCPPIVAGNGSASSAVRCCKLPIHIFFDNVGWFTRKLSGILILLLLFAMGYFIQRIICPRPRRHPHNDRSEEPSLFHGHASASASQDSLLDRYPEYSLGDFTSPSLPAYDEVKYLPTYEESMQEMHRDRSDDNLLAEHERSGRGRVRAAGPRAGEPRRDVLEVSGPQHSPRTSRNSV encoded by the coding sequence ATGATGCCCAGTTTCCCGGGCGGCGGCGGGACAACGCGCGGGGCCACGGGCACCCTCCTGTCGGCGTGTCTGGTCTCCGCCTGTCAGGCGCTCCGGAGCTGCGGGGAGGTCCAGTGCGGCGACGGCCAGCAGTGCTGCCCGCCCATCGTGGCCGGGAACGGCAGCGCCAGCTCCGCGGTGCGCTGCTGCAAGCTCCCCATCCACATCTTCTTCGACAACGTGGGCTGGTTCACGCGGAAGCTGTCGGGCATCCTGatcctgctcctgctcttcgCCATGGGCTACTTCATCCAGCGGATCATCTGCCCGCGGCCCCGCCGGCACCCGCACAACGACCGCAGCGAGGAGCCCTCCCTCTTCCACGGGCACGCGTCAGCCTCGGCGTCCCAGGACTCCCTGCTGGACCGGTACCCCGAGTACAGTCTGGGGGACTTCACCTCCCCCAGCCTGCCGGCCTACGACGAGGTCAAATACTTGCCCACGTATGAGGAGAGCATGCAGGAGATGCACAGGGACCGGTCGGATGATAACTTGCTGGCGGAACATGAGAGGAGCGGCCGGGGGAGAGTGAGAGCGGCGGGGCCGAGGGCTGGAGAGCCGAGGCGGGATGTCCTGGAGGTGTCAGGACCGCAGCACAGCCCAAGGACATCACGGAACTCAGTGTGA